The following coding sequences lie in one Pirellulales bacterium genomic window:
- a CDS encoding mannose-1-phosphate guanylyltransferase encodes MLHAVIMAGGSGTRFWPESRADRPKQLLALTGPRSMIQETIDRLGSLVPPECTLVVTAARLEEAMRRQLPNLPPDAIIGEPCKRDTAPCIGLAAFRVSRDDPDATLVVMPADHVISPADEFQQAIVQAARLVEQAPDQIVTFGIRPTYPAESFGYIERGDALDEPGTFAVARFREKPPLSVAKEYLAAGNFYWNSGIFIWKARTILEALDRHEPEMHGHLRTIAAAEGTAAFAAVFAREFAAIRGVSIDYAVMEKARNVAVIEAPFEWDDVGSWHAIARLRGADAQGNTICGKHLGLNTEGTIVRSTDDHLIVTLGLKDCIVVHTPDATLVANRRDEESIRQIVKLLEERGWREYL; translated from the coding sequence ATGCTTCACGCCGTAATCATGGCCGGCGGTTCCGGCACTCGATTTTGGCCCGAGAGCCGAGCCGATCGGCCAAAGCAATTGCTTGCGCTCACTGGGCCGCGGTCGATGATCCAAGAAACGATCGATCGGCTGGGGAGCTTGGTTCCACCGGAATGCACGCTCGTGGTCACCGCCGCGCGTCTGGAAGAGGCGATGCGACGGCAGTTGCCGAATCTGCCGCCCGACGCCATCATCGGCGAGCCGTGCAAGCGCGACACGGCCCCTTGCATCGGGTTGGCGGCGTTTCGCGTCAGCCGCGACGATCCCGACGCCACGCTCGTCGTGATGCCGGCCGATCACGTGATTTCGCCCGCCGACGAATTTCAACAGGCCATCGTGCAAGCCGCTCGGCTGGTCGAGCAGGCGCCGGACCAGATCGTCACGTTCGGCATCCGCCCGACCTATCCGGCCGAGAGCTTCGGTTATATCGAGCGTGGCGATGCGCTCGATGAGCCGGGCACGTTCGCGGTCGCGCGGTTCCGCGAGAAGCCACCGTTGAGCGTTGCTAAAGAGTATCTGGCGGCGGGCAACTTTTACTGGAACTCCGGCATCTTCATCTGGAAAGCCCGCACGATCCTTGAAGCGCTCGATCGCCACGAGCCGGAAATGCACGGCCATCTGCGGACGATCGCGGCGGCCGAGGGAACGGCCGCTTTCGCCGCGGTTTTTGCCCGCGAGTTCGCCGCGATTCGCGGCGTGTCGATCGACTATGCGGTGATGGAGAAAGCCCGCAACGTGGCGGTGATCGAAGCGCCGTTCGAGTGGGACGACGTGGGAAGCTGGCACGCCATCGCCAGGCTCCGCGGCGCCGACGCTCAGGGGAACACGATCTGCGGCAAACATCTTGGGCTGAACACCGAGGGGACGATCGTGCGCTCGACCGACGATCATCTCATCGTGACGCTCGGTCTCAAAGATTGCATTGTGGTCCACACGCCCGACGCAACACTCGTGGCCAACCGCCGCGACGAAGAATCAATTCGCCAGATCGTGAAGCTACTCGAGGAGCGCGGATGGCGAGAGTATCTGTAG
- the ruvX gene encoding Holliday junction resolvase RuvX, with translation MTSRRSAADKSTPGRLAGIDYGTVRIGIAVTDPEQRLASPFENYTRRGEAADAAYFKRLAADERIARFVVGLPIHLDGRESQKSAEARKFGAWLEQTTGVPVVFFDERFTSAEAEHHLTAAKMTKKKRRARLDKLAAQILLAAYLESGERGRARPEGLDD, from the coding sequence ATGACGTCGCGTCGATCGGCCGCTGACAAATCGACCCCGGGCCGCTTGGCCGGAATCGACTACGGCACCGTGAGGATCGGGATCGCCGTGACCGATCCGGAGCAACGATTGGCTAGCCCGTTTGAGAACTACACGCGCCGCGGGGAAGCGGCGGACGCGGCCTATTTCAAACGCCTGGCCGCCGACGAACGGATCGCGCGGTTCGTCGTCGGATTGCCGATCCACCTCGACGGCCGCGAGAGTCAGAAGTCGGCGGAGGCGCGGAAGTTCGGCGCTTGGCTGGAGCAGACTACTGGCGTCCCGGTCGTGTTCTTCGATGAACGGTTCACCTCCGCCGAGGCCGAACATCATCTGACTGCCGCAAAGATGACCAAGAAAAAGCGCAGGGCGCGGCTCGACAAGCTGGCGGCACAGATTCTACTCGCAGCGTATCTGGAGTCCGGAGAACGCGGAAGGGCGCGACCAGAGGGATTGGACGATTGA
- a CDS encoding alpha/beta fold hydrolase, with protein MNVSEAHDLCRKQHPPRGAASLTPCTSPLTPVLVVLAAFVVCRDAAAADPPDKASKPNVATPTLGGMQFWTDELLFRDWRIQRNVLTGNYRLLDEGDVRRAWGSFAVCRAKLDEIRLDDLKRDVTKRDRSLEPMRGKVVILLHGLGRTRSSTRHLAKFLSEQSDFTVLQFGYASTRADVAEHAKSLARVIENLGPVEEIDFVAHSLGNLVVRHYLGDEIERTEGHRADPRIKRIVMLAPPNNGAKLAQLLGDNKLFKSIAGPPGSELGRHWTELERHLAIPTCEFGIIAGGRGEEHGHNPLLQADDDLIVTVSETKLPGAQDFLVLPAFHTFIMDEPKVQEATLRFLLHGYFESETDRHPLARDEASRDIP; from the coding sequence ATGAACGTATCTGAAGCGCACGATCTGTGCCGAAAGCAACACCCACCGCGCGGCGCTGCTTCTCTCACCCCTTGCACCTCGCCCCTCACCCCGGTACTCGTGGTTCTCGCGGCGTTCGTTGTTTGCCGTGACGCTGCGGCCGCCGATCCGCCGGACAAAGCCAGCAAGCCGAACGTGGCGACGCCGACGCTCGGCGGCATGCAATTCTGGACCGATGAGTTGCTGTTTCGCGATTGGCGCATCCAACGCAACGTGCTTACCGGCAACTATCGGCTGCTCGATGAGGGCGACGTCCGCCGCGCGTGGGGGTCGTTCGCGGTTTGCCGCGCCAAGCTCGATGAGATCAGACTCGACGATCTCAAGCGCGACGTGACCAAGCGCGATCGGTCGCTGGAGCCGATGCGCGGCAAGGTCGTGATCCTGCTGCACGGCCTCGGCCGAACTCGCTCCTCGACTCGCCACCTGGCCAAGTTCCTCAGCGAGCAGAGCGATTTCACCGTCTTGCAATTCGGCTACGCGAGCACTCGCGCCGACGTGGCCGAACATGCCAAGAGCCTTGCGCGCGTGATCGAGAACCTCGGGCCAGTCGAGGAAATCGACTTCGTCGCCCATAGCCTCGGCAATCTAGTCGTGCGGCATTATCTCGGCGACGAAATCGAGCGGACCGAGGGACATCGCGCCGATCCGCGGATCAAACGGATCGTGATGCTCGCTCCGCCGAACAACGGCGCGAAGCTCGCGCAGCTCTTGGGAGACAACAAGCTGTTCAAATCGATCGCCGGTCCGCCGGGGAGCGAATTGGGGCGGCATTGGACTGAACTGGAAAGGCATCTGGCGATCCCGACCTGCGAATTCGGGATCATCGCCGGCGGCCGCGGCGAGGAGCACGGCCACAATCCGCTCTTGCAAGCGGACGACGATCTGATCGTAACCGTTTCTGAAACAAAACTGCCCGGCGCGCAGGATTTTCTCGTTTTGCCGGCCTTTCACACTTTCATCATGGACGAGCCTAAAGTGCAGGAAGCGACGCTCCGCTTCCTGCTGCACGGCTATTTCGAATCCGAGACCGACCGCCATCCGTTGGCCCGCGATGAAGCAAGTCGGGACATTCCATGA
- a CDS encoding UTP--glucose-1-phosphate uridylyltransferase encodes MALKPALEKRLAEFGQQDLLAFWDELSEAERRGLAEQIAQVDFSTIADLTKRQQQAADFAALAARAETPQAFRLGASDNQFTPAQAREAGAAALARGEVGAILVAGGQGTRLGFPHPKGMFAIGPVSRAPLFQVLFEKLLAIGRRHKTRLPLYLMTSPATHAETVAYLGEKQRFGLAADDVHFFSQAQMPAVEIGTGRLLLEDKARLALSPDGHGGMLAALAKSGGLADMARRGLRRLFYFQVDNPLTTVCDAEFIGYHMLARSEMTLQVVAKRYPLERVGNVVSVDGRLQIIEYSDLPESVAVLKNPDGSLRFWAGSIAVHLFDLAFLERMQHDAGGLPFHIARKKVAHIDSAGNRIEPQSPNAIKFERFIFDLLPHAARSTIVEIDPAIGFAPVKNAPGEKQDTAATAQAALIALHTGWLREAGAVVAAGTPVEISPLFALDATDLAGKLAPGLPVTQPTCFS; translated from the coding sequence ATGGCACTGAAACCAGCGCTTGAAAAGCGATTGGCCGAATTTGGCCAGCAAGATCTGCTCGCCTTTTGGGATGAGTTGAGCGAGGCGGAGCGTCGCGGGCTGGCCGAGCAAATCGCGCAGGTGGATTTCTCCACGATCGCCGACTTGACGAAACGGCAACAGCAAGCGGCCGACTTCGCAGCGCTGGCGGCCAGAGCTGAGACCCCCCAGGCATTTCGCTTGGGCGCTAGCGACAATCAGTTCACGCCCGCCCAGGCGCGCGAGGCAGGGGCCGCAGCGCTGGCTCGCGGCGAAGTTGGGGCAATCCTTGTTGCCGGCGGACAAGGGACTCGTCTCGGATTTCCGCATCCCAAGGGGATGTTTGCGATCGGCCCGGTCTCGCGCGCTCCTCTGTTTCAAGTCTTGTTCGAGAAGCTGTTAGCGATCGGGCGGCGCCACAAAACGCGCCTGCCGCTATATCTGATGACCAGCCCCGCCACGCATGCCGAGACGGTCGCCTATCTCGGCGAGAAGCAACGATTCGGTTTGGCGGCAGACGATGTGCATTTCTTCTCCCAAGCCCAGATGCCGGCTGTTGAAATCGGCACAGGCCGACTGCTACTGGAAGACAAAGCTCGCCTGGCACTCAGCCCGGATGGACATGGCGGCATGCTCGCGGCACTGGCCAAGAGCGGCGGCCTAGCCGACATGGCCCGCCGTGGGCTGCGGCGCCTGTTCTATTTCCAGGTGGACAATCCGTTGACGACGGTCTGCGACGCCGAGTTCATCGGCTATCACATGCTGGCCCGCTCCGAAATGACGCTGCAAGTGGTGGCGAAGCGCTATCCGCTGGAGCGCGTGGGGAATGTCGTCTCGGTCGATGGGCGGCTGCAAATCATCGAATACAGCGATCTGCCCGAATCGGTCGCGGTGCTCAAGAATCCCGACGGCTCGCTGCGCTTCTGGGCGGGCAGCATCGCCGTGCATCTGTTCGACCTCGCGTTTCTCGAACGGATGCAGCACGACGCCGGCGGGCTGCCGTTTCACATCGCCCGCAAGAAGGTCGCTCACATCGACTCGGCTGGGAACCGAATCGAGCCGCAATCGCCGAACGCGATCAAATTCGAGCGGTTCATCTTCGATCTGCTCCCTCATGCGGCTCGTTCTACGATTGTCGAGATCGATCCGGCCATAGGTTTCGCGCCGGTGAAAAACGCCCCTGGCGAAAAACAGGACACAGCCGCGACGGCCCAAGCGGCGCTGATCGCCCTGCACACGGGCTGGCTTCGCGAAGCGGGCGCGGTCGTTGCGGCGGGCACGCCAGTCGAGATCAGCCCGCTATTCGCCCTGGATGCCACCGATCTTGCCGGAAAGCTTGCTCCCGGTTTGCCCGTGACTCAGCCGACGTGCTTCTCCTAG
- a CDS encoding NAD-dependent epimerase/dehydratase family protein, which translates to MTKLILGCGYLGLRVARRWLEAGEVVHAVTRSPERAAEFARQGLKPIVADVAEPDMLAGRLPEAETVLYAIGYDSRAGRSREEVQLAGLESVLDALPPRTGRLVYISSTGVYGQMSGEWVNEDSPCLPTREAGRVALAAEELLARHPLGERTFALRLAGIYGPDRIPHRGDLMAGRPISAMLESYLNLIHVDDAAAAVLAAEAHGQPPRMFLVSDGHPVRRSDWFAELARLFAAPPPRFEPPSPEALAASRSGTDKRISNARIASELHFSPRYPSYREGLASIVRELDTIDDS; encoded by the coding sequence ATGACCAAGTTGATCCTCGGTTGCGGGTATCTTGGGTTGCGTGTCGCGCGTCGGTGGCTCGAGGCGGGAGAGGTCGTTCACGCCGTGACGCGCTCGCCCGAGCGCGCCGCCGAGTTCGCTCGGCAAGGATTGAAGCCGATCGTGGCCGATGTCGCCGAGCCGGATATGCTCGCCGGCCGATTGCCCGAGGCCGAAACCGTGCTCTACGCGATCGGCTACGACAGTCGCGCCGGCCGGTCGCGCGAGGAAGTCCAACTCGCGGGGCTCGAATCCGTCCTGGATGCGCTGCCGCCGCGGACTGGTCGGCTCGTTTACATCAGCTCCACCGGAGTGTATGGACAAATGAGCGGCGAGTGGGTGAATGAAGATTCGCCGTGCCTGCCGACGCGCGAGGCTGGCCGCGTCGCGCTGGCTGCCGAGGAACTGCTCGCCCGGCATCCGCTGGGCGAACGGACGTTTGCGCTGCGTTTGGCCGGAATCTACGGTCCCGACAGAATCCCACACCGCGGCGACCTTATGGCCGGCCGGCCGATTTCCGCCATGTTGGAGAGCTATCTTAATCTGATCCACGTGGACGACGCGGCCGCAGCCGTTTTGGCTGCCGAAGCGCACGGCCAGCCGCCGCGAATGTTTCTGGTATCGGACGGCCATCCAGTGCGGCGCTCCGATTGGTTTGCGGAACTGGCCCGCCTCTTCGCCGCCCCGCCGCCGCGTTTCGAGCCGCCTTCGCCCGAAGCGCTTGCCGCAAGCCGCTCGGGAACCGACAAGCGGATTTCTAACGCCCGGATCGCATCGGAATTGCACTTTTCTCCGCGATACCCGTCGTATCGCGAGGGGCTGGCATCGATCGTGCGCGAGCTGGACACCATAGACGATTCTTAA
- the mtnA gene encoding S-methyl-5-thioribose-1-phosphate isomerase: MTTAASKTASRFATLRWLGGTDGHLRLIDQTRLPGELVEIDCYDVEAVWEAIRSLRVRGAPAIAMAAAYGVCLGLQQAASGDEATFFARFDEVASYLASSRPTAVNLFWALERLRRVAESGRRTTTRSDRSQDRLISLRERLGEGKAARGGDSPHPGPLPEGEGEAFSPAAILRELLDEAHAIVEEDRQVCRAIGRHGAELLADGQGVLTHCNAGGLATADYGTALAVFFTAHESGKRLHVYADETRPLLQGARLTAWELQQRGIDVTLICDSMAAKVMREGRVQAVVTGADRIAANGDTANKIGTYGVAILAAAHDIPFYIAAPLSTFDLSIASGEQIPIEQRSPEEITHGFGRRTAPEGIDVYNPAFDVTPAHLIRAIICERGLIQPVTRERIAQVVVG; the protein is encoded by the coding sequence ATGACGACTGCAGCATCCAAAACCGCTTCGCGATTTGCCACGCTCCGATGGCTGGGCGGGACCGACGGGCATTTGCGGCTGATCGATCAGACGCGGTTGCCGGGAGAGCTGGTCGAGATAGATTGCTACGACGTCGAGGCGGTCTGGGAGGCGATTCGCTCGTTGCGGGTGCGCGGCGCGCCGGCGATTGCGATGGCCGCCGCGTATGGCGTTTGCCTCGGATTGCAGCAGGCGGCGAGCGGCGATGAAGCGACGTTCTTCGCCCGCTTCGACGAGGTGGCCAGTTACTTGGCGTCGAGCCGTCCGACCGCGGTCAATCTCTTCTGGGCGCTGGAACGGCTGCGGCGAGTGGCGGAGAGCGGCCGCCGGACGACCACACGATCCGACAGATCGCAAGACAGACTCATCTCCCTCCGGGAGAGGTTGGGTGAGGGGAAGGCGGCGCGTGGCGGCGATTCCCCTCACCCCGGCCCTCTCCCAGAGGGAGAGGGAGAAGCGTTCTCACCGGCCGCGATCCTGCGAGAGCTGCTCGACGAAGCCCACGCCATTGTCGAAGAGGATCGCCAAGTCTGCCGCGCGATTGGCCGGCATGGCGCCGAGTTGCTCGCCGATGGTCAAGGAGTTTTGACACATTGCAACGCGGGCGGCCTGGCCACTGCCGATTATGGTACGGCGTTGGCCGTATTCTTCACGGCTCACGAATCCGGCAAGCGGCTGCATGTTTACGCGGACGAGACCCGCCCGCTATTGCAAGGCGCTCGGCTCACAGCCTGGGAGCTGCAACAACGCGGGATTGATGTCACCTTGATTTGCGATTCGATGGCGGCCAAAGTGATGCGCGAGGGACGGGTTCAGGCGGTTGTCACTGGGGCGGACCGGATCGCCGCGAATGGCGACACGGCGAACAAAATCGGCACGTATGGAGTTGCGATCCTGGCCGCGGCCCACGACATTCCCTTCTACATCGCCGCGCCACTCAGCACGTTCGACCTTTCGATCGCCTCGGGCGAGCAAATCCCGATCGAGCAGCGCAGCCCGGAAGAGATCACTCATGGCTTCGGCCGCCGAACTGCCCCGGAAGGGATCGATGTCTATAACCCGGCCTTTGACGTTACCCCGGCCCACTTGATCCGCGCCATCATCTGCGAGCGCGGCCTGATCCAACCAGTCACGCGCGAACGGATCGCGCAAGTCGTCGTTGGTTAA
- a CDS encoding MBL fold metallo-hydrolase: MLARKPVFPHVIEINHQAGQRLGCNVYLIFDANEWVLVDVGFQDTADEILELIRQLDFPFSNCKAIIATHADVDHIQGLAHFKQALKTTVSGHRLSAEALAKGDLIKTFAEIDAQNIHMEMPPVQFEQLIDEGDAVAVGGQRLEVWHTPGHTDSQLSFRLGNLLFSGDNIYRDGCVGAIDAHHGSDIPSFIRSLKRIRASDIEWLLPSHGPIFRKDNALLDKAITRLETYLHMADFGTCAIDWPLLEQWDKELAGGQMPE; this comes from the coding sequence ATGCTCGCCCGCAAGCCCGTCTTTCCTCATGTGATCGAGATCAACCACCAGGCCGGGCAACGGCTGGGGTGCAATGTCTATTTGATCTTTGACGCCAATGAATGGGTCTTGGTCGATGTCGGCTTCCAGGACACGGCCGATGAGATTCTCGAGCTGATTCGGCAGCTTGATTTCCCGTTCTCCAACTGCAAGGCGATCATCGCCACGCATGCCGACGTCGATCACATCCAGGGCCTGGCCCATTTCAAGCAAGCGCTCAAGACGACCGTCTCGGGCCACCGGCTGTCGGCCGAGGCGCTCGCCAAAGGGGACCTGATCAAGACGTTTGCCGAAATCGACGCCCAGAACATCCACATGGAAATGCCGCCGGTGCAGTTCGAGCAGCTCATCGACGAGGGGGACGCCGTCGCGGTCGGCGGCCAGCGGCTCGAGGTCTGGCACACGCCGGGTCACACCGACAGCCAGCTTTCCTTCCGCCTGGGCAATCTGCTCTTCAGCGGCGACAATATCTATCGCGACGGCTGCGTGGGGGCGATCGACGCCCACCACGGCAGCGACATCCCCTCTTTCATCCGCAGCCTGAAGCGCATCCGAGCCAGCGACATCGAGTGGCTCCTGCCCAGCCACGGCCCGATCTTCCGCAAGGACAACGCGCTCTTGGACAAAGCGATCACCCGCCTCGAAACCTATCTCCACATGGCCGACTTCGGCACCTGCGCCATCGACTGGCCGCTCTTGGAGCAATGGGACAAGGAACTGGCGGGAGGGCAGATGCCGGAGTAA
- a CDS encoding helix-turn-helix transcriptional regulator, with translation MAKSFDELVRRTTTKSTRQRAAARERELLRELLLSEIRELAGKSQKQIADLIGIKQPSLSKLEKQSDMQISTLRRIVRALGGELEVIARFPNGAVRLDQFDAKGRQRRGRHGPGGLQLV, from the coding sequence ATGGCAAAATCATTCGATGAATTGGTCCGACGGACGACCACGAAATCAACCCGGCAGCGAGCGGCTGCTCGTGAGCGGGAATTGCTGCGAGAACTACTGCTGAGTGAGATTCGGGAACTCGCTGGCAAGAGCCAAAAACAGATCGCGGACTTGATCGGGATCAAGCAACCGAGCCTATCCAAGCTGGAAAAACAATCTGACATGCAGATTTCGACGCTCCGCCGGATTGTTAGGGCCTTGGGCGGCGAACTGGAAGTGATCGCGAGATTCCCGAACGGCGCCGTCAGGCTTGACCAATTCGACGCAAAAGGTCGGCAACGGCGCGGTCGACATGGCCCTGGCGGCTTGCAACTGGTCTAA